The following are encoded in a window of Roseivirga misakiensis genomic DNA:
- a CDS encoding FG-GAP-like repeat-containing protein yields MKTTYIFLFIFFAYHFCEAQEFELRTNNRYILGTNKDRTASISAGDIDQDGDIDVIVANGRHWPLQNQVFFNDGRGIFTLSQPLDVTSETSYATELADLDGDGDLDVAVGNDNAPSMLYFNDGTGNFKRGKSFGKLYSNTRNITLADLDQDGDIDILITNRGQENEICLNNGKGEFSEPIGFGATDDSTIDVEVADLDADGDLDLILANRDGQSNAIYLNDGGLEFSTKIVFGTGKDETRAVAISDIDKDGFLDITTANIGEPNAIYFGDKDYSFKRSIIYDSSMDNSYSVTTTDLDLDGDIDIIVANVRGPNTVFINQKNGSSWLKMAIDDQKFNTYDIIATDLNGDGRPDIIEANSDEINRFHRNFKKGQP; encoded by the coding sequence ATGAAAACCACTTATATCTTTCTGTTTATATTTTTTGCCTATCACTTTTGCGAAGCCCAAGAATTTGAACTGCGCACCAACAATAGATATATTCTTGGCACCAACAAAGACAGAACAGCTTCCATTAGTGCCGGAGATATTGATCAAGATGGAGATATTGATGTGATAGTGGCCAACGGCAGGCACTGGCCCTTGCAAAACCAAGTGTTTTTCAATGATGGTCGAGGGATATTTACCCTTTCGCAACCTTTGGATGTGACAAGTGAAACAAGTTATGCCACAGAACTGGCGGACTTAGACGGTGATGGCGATTTAGATGTAGCCGTTGGGAATGATAACGCGCCTAGTATGCTCTATTTCAACGACGGTACAGGTAATTTTAAGCGCGGTAAATCTTTTGGAAAACTCTATTCCAATACAAGAAATATTACGCTGGCAGATCTAGATCAAGACGGAGACATAGACATACTCATTACCAATAGAGGGCAAGAAAATGAGATCTGCCTAAATAATGGTAAAGGGGAATTTTCAGAACCGATTGGTTTTGGAGCCACAGACGACTCTACTATTGACGTGGAAGTGGCAGACTTAGATGCAGACGGCGATCTCGATTTGATTTTAGCCAATCGCGATGGCCAATCGAATGCCATATATTTAAATGATGGGGGATTAGAGTTCTCTACTAAAATAGTCTTTGGTACAGGCAAAGATGAAACGAGGGCAGTGGCTATCAGTGATATAGACAAAGACGGTTTTCTGGATATAACCACCGCAAATATTGGGGAGCCTAATGCCATTTACTTCGGCGATAAAGACTACTCATTTAAAAGAAGTATCATCTATGACTCCTCAATGGATAATTCATATTCGGTCACTACTACCGATTTAGACCTTGATGGAGATATTGACATTATTGTGGCTAATGTAAGAGGACCTAATACCGTTTTTATCAATCAAAAAAATGGATCTTCTTGGCTTAAAATGGCAATTGATGACCAAAAGTTTAATACTTACGACATTATTGCCACAGACTTAAACGGGGACGGGAGGCCTGATATCATTGAAGCAAACTCAGATGAAATCAATCGGTTTCACAGGAATTTCAAGAAAGGTCAACCATGA
- a CDS encoding alpha/beta hydrolase: protein METSTILILIGIAYLVANFVIYFAQERFLFKPEKLPKDFEFKYPNLKFQEYNLEKEPGVNINAIHFHIEEPKGVVIYLKGNSRSVKGWGKFAIDFTRMGYDVMMVDYRGFGKSTGKRTEDSIKDDLQYVYDRIKEQVAEKYIILYGRSLGSGFAAKLASTNNPRMLVLESPYYSLAKVTKRYIPFMPVSLLLKFPIRTHQWLKYVDCPIKIIHGTNDKLIPFKTAVALSKIRSENTRLYSVIGGGHNNLNTFEEYHRMIEEVLNSKLPKAIDPSETSLNFRRKSKKQKH from the coding sequence ATGGAAACCAGTACAATTCTAATTCTGATAGGAATAGCGTATTTGGTAGCCAATTTTGTCATTTACTTTGCGCAAGAGCGCTTTCTGTTTAAACCTGAAAAGCTTCCAAAGGATTTCGAGTTCAAGTACCCCAATCTAAAATTTCAAGAGTATAATCTTGAGAAAGAGCCTGGGGTAAATATCAACGCGATCCACTTTCACATAGAAGAGCCCAAAGGGGTAGTTATATATCTAAAGGGAAACTCTAGATCGGTCAAAGGTTGGGGTAAATTCGCGATTGATTTTACCAGAATGGGTTACGATGTCATGATGGTCGACTACCGGGGTTTTGGGAAAAGTACGGGTAAGCGTACCGAAGATAGTATCAAGGATGACTTACAATACGTTTATGATCGTATTAAAGAACAAGTAGCCGAAAAGTATATCATTCTTTATGGCAGGTCTTTAGGTTCAGGTTTTGCCGCCAAACTTGCCTCTACGAATAATCCGCGCATGTTGGTGTTAGAATCACCCTACTATAGCTTAGCCAAAGTAACCAAGCGTTACATACCATTTATGCCTGTATCGTTACTCTTAAAGTTCCCTATCAGAACGCACCAATGGCTTAAGTATGTAGACTGTCCCATCAAGATTATTCATGGAACAAATGACAAGTTGATTCCATTTAAAACTGCCGTAGCTTTATCAAAAATCAGGTCTGAGAATACTCGATTGTATTCAGTTATTGGTGGTGGGCATAACAACTTGAATACTTTTGAGGAATATCATAGAATGATAGAAGAAGTGCTTAATTCAAAACTCCCAAAAGCTATCGATCCGTCAGAAACAAGTTTGAACTTTAGGAGAAAAAGTAAGAAACAAAAACACTAA
- a CDS encoding alpha/beta hydrolase — protein MKRLLIVGSSLLFVYLLGAFMLYKFQERFIFLDGELDDSYEFQFEGAYEELNLTAPDGGKLNALHFKADSAKGLILYFHGNRGNLTRWGDVVNDYVKLNYDVLIMDYRGFGKSRGKRSMKILLEDAELFYQYALKKYDEQEITLYGRSLGTGIASWLAGKHRPKRLILETPYYSLSAVAQRYYPIYPSKLALRYNFKSHQYLKTADCPVYIFHGTEDSVVPYKSAQKLYKSLPPDQVTFFTIEGGEHKNLATFDTFRKQIKEVLK, from the coding sequence TTGAAACGCTTGCTGATCGTTGGTTCATCGCTTCTTTTTGTCTACCTATTAGGTGCATTTATGCTTTATAAGTTTCAAGAGCGCTTCATATTTCTTGATGGCGAACTAGACGATTCTTATGAATTTCAGTTTGAAGGGGCTTACGAGGAATTGAATCTTACAGCTCCAGATGGTGGTAAATTGAACGCGCTACACTTTAAAGCCGATTCCGCAAAAGGGCTCATTCTTTATTTTCATGGAAACCGAGGAAACTTAACACGCTGGGGAGATGTGGTGAACGATTATGTGAAACTTAATTATGATGTCCTAATAATGGACTATCGTGGTTTTGGGAAGAGTCGGGGTAAACGTTCAATGAAAATACTTCTGGAAGACGCCGAACTGTTCTATCAGTACGCTTTAAAAAAATATGATGAACAGGAGATCACACTTTATGGTAGGTCTTTAGGTACAGGGATTGCTTCGTGGCTCGCAGGGAAACATCGGCCTAAGCGATTAATTCTTGAAACCCCATATTACTCCCTATCAGCTGTTGCCCAACGTTACTATCCCATTTACCCTTCTAAGTTAGCTTTGAGGTATAATTTTAAGAGCCATCAATATTTAAAAACAGCTGATTGCCCTGTTTATATTTTCCATGGCACAGAAGATTCAGTAGTACCCTATAAATCGGCCCAAAAGCTCTATAAATCATTACCCCCGGACCAGGTTACCTTCTTCACAATCGAAGGAGGGGAGCACAAGAACTTAGCTACGTTCGATACCTTTCGAAAGCAAATTAAAGAGGTGCTAAAGTGA
- a CDS encoding DUF3857 domain-containing protein, which yields MKAPLLYLCLTLIVTNLYAQNQELVYDWETDRKYTKNINDESSALILLKNHFQYDHRYENENLVVYETIHKIYRANNDEALQSVNRIYIPLNNTIDITKVRARTITKSGKVIELDENNIKQVKDENNGAGYKIFAIEGGEIGSEIEFFYTKRSYVSYFGRGYYQFKFPVISSSFRLTSPENLKFDFKSYNGLAEVQEIDSEGYNVYELKEENIEPLQEESFSNYDANRKRLEYKLAYNTASGNQRLFTWSDAGKRVFEIIYPFKDTEVKAVKSFLQELKVKNIDNLLERFLFVEHHIKTNFYIDEQADDNSTQLDVSIKNRFTNKKGFARLMIGVLNELDITNEIIMTTSRSEIPFDGDFDTWNYLGEYLIYLPQSKQYVAPSNFETRVGYWPPEFSSVEGLFIKKMEFEGSTVPIAQVKKIPALPYERNFDNLSIQVSFSEELDKNIIKAERSFLGYNSNFVKLNYLYSDDEEKEEYIKNLIEFLGPGAEITKAEIREPKTEFNEWSLPITINGEFTSSEYIEQAGDILLFNVGGLIGLQSELYQENERKTNVENVYNRGYLRRIEIDLPKGYTIQNADDLNMNVKADEGGEEIFLFKSTYNVEGSKLNITIDEYYNRISFPVERFEEFRKVINAAADWNKITLVLEPNN from the coding sequence ATGAAAGCACCACTCTTATACCTCTGCCTTACATTAATAGTAACTAATCTTTACGCGCAGAATCAAGAGCTCGTCTACGACTGGGAGACCGACAGGAAATACACTAAAAATATTAATGACGAAAGCTCTGCACTCATTTTACTCAAAAACCATTTCCAGTACGATCATAGATACGAGAATGAAAATTTGGTCGTCTATGAAACGATTCACAAAATCTATCGAGCAAATAATGACGAAGCCCTTCAAAGTGTTAATCGTATCTACATTCCTCTTAATAATACTATCGATATTACGAAAGTAAGGGCAAGAACAATCACCAAAAGTGGGAAGGTGATTGAGCTTGATGAGAATAATATCAAACAGGTAAAAGACGAAAACAATGGTGCTGGTTACAAAATATTTGCGATCGAGGGTGGTGAAATTGGAAGTGAAATTGAATTCTTTTATACCAAAAGATCTTATGTAAGTTACTTTGGAAGAGGTTACTATCAGTTCAAATTCCCAGTAATTTCCTCATCTTTTAGGCTTACGAGTCCAGAAAATTTAAAATTCGATTTCAAATCATATAATGGCCTTGCTGAGGTTCAAGAAATCGATTCGGAAGGGTACAATGTCTATGAATTAAAGGAGGAAAACATAGAACCCTTGCAAGAGGAAAGTTTTAGTAATTATGATGCCAATAGAAAAAGACTTGAATATAAATTGGCCTACAACACGGCCTCTGGAAACCAGAGACTTTTTACTTGGTCTGACGCTGGAAAAAGAGTTTTTGAGATTATATACCCTTTTAAGGACACTGAAGTAAAAGCCGTTAAAAGCTTCCTACAAGAATTAAAAGTTAAGAATATTGATAATCTGCTCGAACGCTTTCTCTTCGTTGAGCACCACATTAAAACTAATTTTTATATCGATGAGCAGGCAGATGATAATTCAACCCAACTGGATGTATCTATAAAAAATAGATTTACTAATAAAAAAGGCTTTGCAAGGTTGATGATTGGTGTGTTGAACGAGCTCGATATTACCAATGAAATTATAATGACTACTTCCAGAAGTGAAATACCTTTTGATGGTGATTTCGATACGTGGAATTATTTAGGCGAATACCTAATCTATTTGCCACAAAGCAAGCAGTATGTGGCACCAAGTAATTTTGAAACAAGAGTCGGATATTGGCCACCAGAGTTTTCTTCAGTTGAAGGCCTATTTATTAAAAAAATGGAATTCGAGGGTAGTACAGTACCCATAGCGCAAGTCAAAAAAATACCTGCCCTACCCTATGAAAGAAACTTTGACAACCTATCTATTCAGGTGAGTTTTTCGGAGGAACTAGACAAAAACATAATTAAGGCGGAAAGATCCTTTTTAGGTTACAATAGCAATTTCGTCAAGCTAAATTATCTATATTCCGACGACGAAGAGAAAGAAGAATACATAAAAAACCTCATTGAGTTTCTCGGGCCTGGTGCAGAAATCACTAAGGCAGAAATAAGAGAACCTAAGACTGAATTCAACGAATGGTCACTTCCAATCACTATCAATGGAGAGTTTACCTCTTCTGAATATATAGAGCAAGCTGGTGATATACTCCTTTTCAATGTTGGCGGATTGATCGGTTTACAGTCTGAACTGTATCAGGAGAATGAAAGAAAGACAAATGTTGAAAATGTGTACAATAGAGGCTACCTACGTAGGATTGAAATTGATCTGCCAAAAGGCTATACCATCCAAAATGCCGATGATCTGAATATGAATGTCAAGGCTGATGAGGGAGGTGAAGAAATATTTCTTTTTAAATCTACTTATAACGTAGAAGGGAGTAAACTGAATATCACCATAGACGAGTACTATAATAGGATTTCATTCCCTGTCGAGCGGTTCGAAGAATTTAGAAAAGTTATTAATGCGGCAGCTGATTGGAATAAAATCACGTTAGTGCTCGAACCAAATAATTGA
- a CDS encoding transglutaminase-like domain-containing protein, whose product MIVRKLGLLIILLFSTVNKDPLEELEALRASYPDETVVITKRYQNYDIKIVGDSLKINVSHTEEMAFLGDQVGPYAKDQIYTSSFYTAENIKAATLTPGRRKWERNAVEDFRTVADDDNSVFYDDSEYITFTYPGVKKNTKSLLTYDAKINDPHFLGSDYFASYIPIIDVKYTFTVDEGVKLKHYFFNIDSSEVSQTTTKSPEGRNIYTFQLKNVPKVNFEPSSLAFNYRASHMSSLIESYVDTNGKTVEVLGDTDDLYRWYWTFIEGLKEENGEEVKRILADILSPNDDELTKVKKVFYWVQKNIKYIAFEDGMRGFVPHNGDYVCTKRYGDCKDMASIIVNMLYHAGIDAHYTWIGTRDLPYKYTELPTASVDNHMIATYINGNDYYYLDATGQYQPFGLPTSMIQGKEALIAIDKDNYEIKTVPIIEKENNTHEDTFSYKIENGKVVGSGELSLKGYAKVFNTYRLINSTKKSTDEYLNRALNRGNNKFFIDDYEISGLNDFDTPIKVNYEFRVEDYYREINDAIYFNMNLDKAFSNATIEKNRENAFEGEYKYINKSTSTLEIPEGYQVSRMPKDYELKGKNFGFTMAYSQNKNTISLKRDFYVDYLMMGPKEFEDWNDAIQKFTKETKQIVILKKQ is encoded by the coding sequence ATGATAGTTAGGAAATTAGGGCTACTCATAATATTACTTTTTTCAACTGTAAATAAGGATCCCCTTGAAGAATTAGAGGCGCTTAGAGCCAGTTATCCAGATGAAACCGTTGTCATTACTAAGCGATATCAGAATTACGACATTAAAATTGTAGGTGATTCTCTAAAGATTAATGTATCGCATACCGAAGAAATGGCCTTCTTGGGTGATCAAGTAGGACCTTATGCCAAAGACCAAATCTATACTTCAAGCTTTTACACAGCGGAGAACATTAAGGCGGCTACACTAACACCAGGTAGACGGAAGTGGGAGCGTAATGCTGTAGAAGATTTTCGAACCGTCGCGGATGATGATAACAGTGTTTTTTATGATGATTCGGAATATATAACCTTTACTTACCCAGGGGTCAAAAAGAATACAAAATCACTACTGACATATGACGCAAAAATTAATGACCCACACTTTTTAGGGTCTGACTATTTTGCTTCATATATACCTATTATCGATGTCAAGTATACTTTTACAGTGGATGAAGGTGTTAAACTGAAACACTATTTCTTTAACATCGACTCGTCTGAAGTATCTCAAACCACAACTAAATCACCAGAGGGAAGAAATATTTATACGTTTCAGCTAAAAAATGTTCCTAAGGTGAATTTCGAGCCAAGTTCATTGGCATTTAATTACAGAGCATCCCATATGAGTTCTTTGATCGAGTCTTATGTCGACACCAACGGAAAAACAGTTGAAGTCCTTGGCGATACAGATGACCTATACAGGTGGTATTGGACTTTTATTGAAGGGTTGAAAGAAGAAAATGGTGAAGAGGTCAAACGAATTTTAGCGGATATTCTTAGTCCCAATGATGATGAGTTGACTAAAGTGAAAAAGGTCTTTTACTGGGTCCAAAAAAATATCAAATACATTGCATTTGAGGATGGTATGCGTGGATTTGTCCCACACAATGGTGACTACGTTTGTACTAAAAGGTATGGTGATTGCAAGGACATGGCGAGCATCATAGTAAATATGCTTTATCATGCAGGAATTGATGCACATTACACGTGGATCGGTACAAGAGACTTGCCTTATAAATATACGGAGCTACCTACTGCTTCGGTCGATAACCATATGATTGCGACCTACATCAATGGTAATGATTATTACTACTTAGATGCGACTGGTCAATATCAACCATTCGGACTACCTACATCTATGATACAAGGGAAAGAGGCTCTTATTGCCATCGATAAGGACAACTATGAAATCAAAACAGTACCGATTATCGAGAAAGAAAATAACACCCATGAAGATACCTTTAGTTACAAAATAGAAAATGGCAAAGTAGTCGGCAGTGGTGAGTTAAGTCTTAAAGGGTATGCCAAAGTCTTTAATACCTACAGATTAATTAATTCGACTAAAAAATCTACCGATGAATACTTGAACCGAGCCCTGAATAGAGGCAATAATAAATTCTTTATTGACGATTACGAAATATCAGGGTTAAATGATTTTGATACACCTATTAAGGTTAATTACGAATTTAGAGTTGAAGATTATTATCGCGAGATCAACGATGCGATCTACTTCAATATGAACCTTGATAAAGCGTTCTCAAATGCCACAATTGAAAAGAATAGAGAAAATGCCTTTGAAGGCGAATACAAGTACATAAATAAGAGTACCTCCACACTTGAGATTCCTGAAGGTTATCAAGTGAGTCGAATGCCAAAGGATTACGAGTTGAAAGGAAAAAACTTTGGATTTACAATGGCGTACTCACAAAACAAAAACACAATCTCTCTGAAAAGAGACTTCTATGTTGACTACTTGATGATGGGGCCGAAGGAGTTCGAGGATTGGAATGACGCGATCCAAAAATTCACAAAAGAAACAAAGCAAATTGTCATTCTCAAGAAGCAATAA
- a CDS encoding toxin-antitoxin system YwqK family antitoxin, with translation MKYSWILPFLILTLTYSNNLLAQDTTAYINSGQVIEQAIKLHDEGKFDEALKYYSIISKSDTNYIRSVSERALTLLAKGDYQEAVNLSREAIEVPSQFKANLINTLGTALDYLGNSEECFKVFEDGLARYPYHRQMIYNYGVSLNRNGQFELAQEAFEKALSIEPFHAGSHLALAELMVLQGHRTKALLSYFTYLAIRPADTETVIKVENLLIDGIKEEGSIESFSPNDFEDLDALIRSKVADQSIFKPSVKLNFRITRHAEVLITRLQPIEGEDFWSTFYLPFFLQLNDSKKLSAFLYTIVSGLNVPEIQDWIKKKEKEISSLSTLAQEVLGTTKLENETDIFGAKGKFKFWYFDDGKLNAIGNSDEETNPIGPWIYFYANGQKSAEGKYNEQAQKVGLWTYYEGNGQISSTEVYDQSGLLNGDYKSYHSNGQLNSIVPYNNNEATGTINIFNDCGLLVEAYEVKNSVVSGPGKYFYSDSTLSIEYSMADSQLEGPFVEYYKGGEISKRANYSGGLLDGEFVTYYENGQVSQQGEYKDNELNGPWIGYFEDGKESFKVEYGMGKLIGQGLYYFDNGELSESINYKDGNLDSTYKTFDKDGLLHYEFEYDSGKVIGFKYLDKANNVLSTGNSLDTLSITGYTPKGILLYKTTYVGGYENGVRTTYHSNGKVSMIVNVVNDLFQGEYKEFDQSGKLTNKSIYVDGVTNGWYENYYSNGNKIVEGYSVNDNAEQIWKNYYPDGTLSDQTYNSQGQDNGYQYSYTPDGQLFSRFKWKMGTLEEVIQYDSLGNELTTQNLPNGSGKLIINNASGKKRSEVSYECGVLTGTPKTFFEDGTINSSGIVKDGKYNGMHNTYYPDGTIYSYGVYKNDLLDSTWILNDVFGNLSVKREYKDGEISGDVFNYHKNGKVESKCTYVEGKKHGSCEFYAPDGALQMIKNYDKEKGIVSYQYEKSDGNLTDPIPIINTESTTIKAYYRNGKISVSQGYKNGLLNGKTIYYFPNGNISEEIDYLDGDSHGFTKEFYSNGQLYIEQEWYYDYLVGKSKIYYENGQLKRVTDYRFDKKHGKDIWFNNSGEIERSINYWNDEIY, from the coding sequence ATGAAATACTCTTGGATATTACCGTTCCTTATTTTAACGCTTACATATTCCAACAATTTGCTAGCTCAGGATACAACTGCTTACATTAACTCTGGGCAGGTTATAGAGCAAGCTATAAAGCTACATGATGAAGGGAAGTTTGATGAAGCGCTCAAATATTACTCTATTATCAGCAAGAGTGATACAAACTATATAAGAAGCGTTTCTGAAAGAGCACTTACACTTCTGGCAAAAGGTGATTATCAAGAGGCGGTTAATTTAAGCCGTGAGGCGATTGAGGTACCATCACAGTTCAAAGCTAATTTGATAAACACATTAGGAACGGCGCTCGACTATTTGGGTAACAGTGAGGAGTGTTTTAAGGTCTTTGAAGATGGGCTGGCGCGCTATCCTTATCATAGACAAATGATCTATAATTATGGAGTCAGCCTCAATCGAAATGGTCAATTCGAATTGGCACAGGAGGCTTTTGAAAAAGCATTATCTATCGAGCCTTTTCACGCGGGCTCTCACTTAGCCTTAGCTGAATTAATGGTGCTACAAGGTCACAGAACCAAGGCACTATTGAGCTATTTTACTTATCTCGCTATTCGACCCGCAGATACTGAAACTGTCATTAAAGTTGAAAACTTATTGATAGATGGAATAAAAGAGGAAGGTTCAATTGAGTCCTTTAGCCCTAATGACTTTGAAGACTTAGATGCCTTAATAAGGTCTAAAGTGGCTGATCAATCAATTTTCAAGCCTTCTGTAAAGCTAAATTTCCGTATTACTAGACATGCTGAAGTGTTAATCACTCGTCTACAACCTATTGAAGGAGAAGATTTCTGGAGTACTTTCTATTTACCTTTTTTCCTTCAACTGAATGACTCAAAAAAGCTATCGGCCTTTCTTTATACAATAGTTTCTGGTTTAAACGTACCCGAAATACAAGATTGGATAAAGAAAAAAGAAAAGGAAATTAGTAGTCTCTCTACACTTGCTCAAGAAGTCCTAGGAACAACTAAACTTGAAAACGAAACGGATATTTTTGGCGCTAAAGGCAAATTTAAATTCTGGTATTTCGACGATGGAAAACTTAATGCCATTGGAAACAGTGACGAGGAAACAAACCCAATTGGCCCGTGGATTTATTTTTATGCCAATGGTCAAAAAAGTGCTGAAGGAAAATATAACGAGCAGGCACAAAAAGTAGGCCTATGGACTTATTATGAGGGAAATGGCCAAATTTCTTCTACCGAAGTATACGACCAAAGCGGCCTACTGAATGGTGATTACAAGTCATATCATTCCAATGGGCAGCTAAATTCGATTGTCCCGTATAATAATAATGAAGCAACGGGGACAATAAACATTTTCAATGATTGCGGTCTATTAGTAGAGGCCTATGAAGTAAAAAACAGCGTTGTATCGGGCCCAGGTAAGTATTTCTACTCCGACAGTACATTAAGCATTGAATACTCCATGGCTGACAGCCAATTAGAAGGCCCATTTGTAGAATATTATAAAGGTGGTGAGATAAGTAAAAGGGCTAACTATTCAGGCGGACTTTTGGATGGAGAATTCGTTACCTATTATGAGAATGGTCAAGTGTCTCAGCAAGGGGAATACAAAGATAATGAACTGAATGGCCCTTGGATCGGATATTTCGAGGATGGTAAAGAGAGTTTCAAAGTGGAGTACGGTATGGGCAAACTCATTGGCCAAGGCCTCTACTATTTTGACAATGGTGAACTGAGTGAGTCTATAAACTATAAGGACGGTAATCTAGATAGTACTTATAAAACATTTGATAAGGATGGCTTGCTTCATTATGAATTTGAATACGACAGCGGCAAGGTCATTGGGTTTAAGTACTTAGATAAAGCAAACAATGTGTTATCAACAGGTAATTCGCTTGACACGCTCTCTATCACAGGATATACCCCAAAGGGAATACTTTTATATAAAACGACCTACGTGGGAGGTTATGAAAACGGTGTAAGAACGACCTATCATTCAAATGGGAAAGTATCGATGATAGTGAATGTTGTAAATGACCTATTTCAAGGAGAGTACAAAGAGTTTGACCAGTCCGGTAAATTGACTAATAAATCCATATATGTAGACGGTGTAACAAATGGGTGGTATGAAAACTACTATTCGAATGGCAATAAAATCGTAGAGGGATATTCTGTTAACGATAATGCCGAACAAATATGGAAAAACTACTACCCTGATGGCACGTTATCCGACCAAACCTATAATAGTCAAGGCCAAGACAATGGATACCAGTACAGTTATACACCCGACGGCCAACTCTTTTCAAGATTTAAGTGGAAAATGGGAACTCTAGAAGAGGTTATCCAATATGATAGTTTGGGTAATGAATTAACTACCCAAAATCTCCCCAATGGTAGCGGTAAACTCATAATCAATAATGCATCTGGCAAAAAAAGGTCAGAGGTAAGTTATGAGTGCGGTGTTCTTACTGGCACTCCAAAAACATTCTTTGAAGACGGAACAATTAACTCCTCTGGGATAGTCAAGGATGGTAAATACAATGGAATGCATAATACATACTACCCTGATGGCACAATCTACTCTTATGGTGTTTACAAAAACGATCTATTGGATAGCACATGGATTTTGAATGACGTTTTTGGAAACCTTTCAGTCAAAAGAGAATATAAAGATGGAGAGATATCTGGCGATGTTTTTAACTATCATAAAAATGGAAAAGTAGAATCTAAGTGCACCTATGTAGAAGGTAAAAAACATGGCTCATGTGAATTTTATGCACCAGACGGAGCCTTGCAAATGATAAAAAACTATGACAAAGAGAAGGGGATAGTTAGCTATCAATATGAAAAGTCTGATGGAAACCTAACAGACCCTATTCCAATAATTAATACTGAATCGACTACCATTAAAGCATATTACAGAAATGGTAAAATATCAGTTAGCCAAGGATATAAAAATGGGCTTCTTAATGGAAAAACTATTTACTACTTTCCGAACGGGAACATTTCAGAAGAAATCGACTACCTAGATGGAGATAGCCACGGTTTTACAAAAGAGTTCTATTCAAATGGACAATTATATATAGAGCAGGAGTGGTATTACGACTACTTGGTCGGGAAGAGTAAAATCTATTATGAAAACGGACAACTTAAACGTGTAACCGACTACAGGTTTGATAAAAAACATGGTAAGGATATCTGGTTCAACAATTCTGGGGAAATAGAACGAAGTATCAACTATTGGAATGACGAAATTTATTAG